The Deltaproteobacteria bacterium region AACCCTTTCCTGCCTTGCAGAATTCCCACGATACACCCCCCGTTTTCGGTCACACCCAATCTTAGCAGGGAGCACCGGAAAGGGCACGCGCATCGTGGGGATCCTGCAAGCGAATCGTGCCGCCGTGACTCCTTTAATCAGCCGCGAAGCAGTATATGAATCCCATCCCGCCCGTGCCTTGCAGGTCCTTCTGGCTGCAGCCGCCTTCCGGCCCGCGCGAGGGGTGCGACGAGTTCCACGACTTCGCCGCCGCGCTGTCGTCGAGCCCGGTGCGGTCGGAATGGCCGACCATCGCCGCCCCGGCGCCGCTGCTGGTCCAGTTGGAGCATGTCCTGTCCGCCTCGTTGCCGAATGCCGTGCCGTCGGGCCTCGATCCGGTGAGGATGTCGTGCATGTTCGGCGCATCTCCCCGGCCCGGGACGATCTCGCCCTTCTCGTTCAACGCCGTCTGCTTGTTGATGTTGTTCTCCGGCCCGTGCAGCCCGTCAAGGTTATTTGCGATGACGACCCCCTTGGCATTGGACCAGGGGCCCTTTCCGATCCGGTCGCGGGCATTCACTGCGTTGGAGCCCTGCGTGCTCAGGTAGGCCCGCCAGGTCTTCCCGCCTGCGCCCGCGGCCTCGGCCAGCGTCTTGCAAATCCGGTCGGCCCCTTCGAGCCCGCCGAGGTCTCCCCCTTTGCCGGAGCCGGCGCTGCTGACGAAGAAGCTCATGTCGCC contains the following coding sequences:
- a CDS encoding lectin, with the translated sequence GDMSFFVSSAGSGKGGDLGGLEGADRICKTLAEAAGAGGKTWRAYLSTQGSNAVNARDRIGKGPWSNAKGVVIANNLDGLHGPENNINKQTALNEKGEIVPGRGDAPNMHDILTGSRPDGTAFGNEADRTCSNWTSSGAGAAMVGHSDRTGLDDSAAAKSWNSSHPSRGPEGGCSQKDLQGTGGMGFIYCFAAD